The Rattus rattus isolate New Zealand chromosome 1, Rrattus_CSIRO_v1, whole genome shotgun sequence genome includes a region encoding these proteins:
- the Il22 gene encoding interleukin-22 codes for MSVLRKSMSFSLMGTLAASCLLLVALWAQKADALPINSQCKLEAANFQQPYIVNRTFMLAKEASLADNNTDVRLIGEELFRGVKAKDQCYLMKQVLNFTLEDVLLPQSDRFQPYMQEVVPFLTKLSNHLTPCHISGDDQNIQKNVRQLKETVQKLGESGEIKAIGELDLLFMSLRNACV; via the exons ATGTCTGTCCTGAGGAAATCTATGAGCTTTTCCCTTATGGGGACTTTGGCCGCCAGCTGCCTGCTTCTCGTTGCCCTGTGGGCTCAGAAGGCAGATGCTCTGCCCATCAACTCCCAATGCAAGCTTGAGGCGGCCAACTTCCAGCAGCCATACATCGTCAACCGCACCTTTATGCTGGCCAAGGAG gccagccttgcaGATAACAACACAGATGTCAGGCTCATCGGGGAGGAACTGTTCCGAGGAGTCAAA GCCAAGGATCAATGCTACTTGATGAAGCAGGTGCTCAACTTCACCCTTGAAGATGTTCTGCTCCCCCAGTCAGACAGATTCCAGCCTTACATGCAGGAGGTGGTGCCTTTCCTGACCAAGCTCAGTAATCACCTCACCCCCTGT CACATCAGCGGTGATGACCAGAACATCCAGAAGAATGTAAGACAGCTGAAGGAAACAGTGCAAAAG CTTGGAGAGAGTGGAGAGATTAAAGCGATTGGGGAACTGGATCTGCTGTTTATGTCCCTGAGGAACGCTTGCGTCTGA